CTCTGTATCTAACACCCTCTCCTCATCTCACATGCTCTAACACTAAACATGCCGCTCTCTGCGACCTTCTGCTTGTTACTCTGTCTTTCTCCTTGCGCTTCCTGCTCACGCTGTCTGATCGTTTCAACTACCCATTGAATTTATCCCTTCCGACCATCTGCTGTAAATCTTCCTATCCCCTCAAAATCTCCTGGAATTAACACACAAACTGTGTCCACCATGGGTGATGAAATCAACTGCACCATCCTAATAATCGGACACCCAAGTTTAAGTGCCCCCTCCAACATGGTTAAATGATTGTTTAGCTTAGCTGGCCCACTGGGATCAAGGAGacgaagggtgtgtgtgtgtgtgtgtgtgtgtgtgtgtgtgtgtgtgtgtgtgtgtgtgtgtgtgtgtgtgtgtgtgtgtgtgtgtgtgtgtgtgtgtgtgtgtgtgtgtgtgtgtgtgtgtgtgtgtgtgtgtgtgtgtgtgtgtgtgtgtgtgtagggaatAGAGGTGCATCAAATTATGTGTGGTGGAATTAGAATGTATTGCATTATTTTTCCCCACAGCTGAGGTGTCTACATTGATTTAAGACAAAAAAGTAAGAGGTTTGGATGGGACATTAGAAAAATGTTCCTCCAGGGTATACTTGAAATTTGGAACCCAGCGTCTGTGAAGATATTGAGGGCAGAAATTTTCACAACATTTAAGGAGTATATGATTGCTTCAATTGCCAAAGCTACTGAGCAGCTAATGGTGAATGAGCATGAGAACAATGCGGCACAGTACATGCACAATGTCTATtctaatatcaatctaacccatccctccctcatagtcctccatttttctttcttccatatgtctatctaagagtcccaATAATGTCCCAAATGTATTTGCCTCAACCACTACCCTGGCAAGACATTCTATGCATCCACCATTCTCCGTGTAAAAGACCTACCTCTGACACTGCCTCCCCATACATTCCTCCAAACACCTGAAAGTTATgctccttgtattagccattttcatcctgggaaaaagtctctgttgCCCACTCTACCTTTGCctgttatcatcttgtacacctctatcaagtcacctctcatcttccttctgtccaaagagaaaaacccaatttatcctcatgagacatgccctctaatctgatcagcatcatggtaaatctcctctgcaccccctctaaagcCATGTACTTCCTATATTGAAGTGAacaaaactgagcacaatactccaagtgtggtctaaccagagttttttagaagagttatagaaacatagaacatagaactgcaacattacctaacAGCTCTTACACTCAATCCTATGAGTAActccatatgtcttcttaatcaTCCTGTCAACTTCCACAGCAACTTTAAGGGATCTATGAACATGGATTTCAAGATCCCTCTTTTCCTCCACTTAAGATCCCTGCCGTTAACTCTGTATATTCTGCCTTTAATTTTGACCttccaaagagaaaaacttgATACTTTTCTaaattgaacaccatctgccattttccagcccagctctgcattccatgaatgtcccattgtaacccaaATCAATCCTCTATTCTATGCATAACACCATCAatctttgtgttatctgcaaacttactaactctccCTTCCGCTTCCTGATCTaagtcatttaaaaaatattacaAAGAGAAGGGTCTCAGGACAGATTTTTGCAAACACCGCAAGTGAGAAGACTTCAAGGCAGAATGTGTTCCGTCTGCTACCACctcctgccttctgtgggcaaggcaaCTCTGAATCCACGTAGCCACGTTTCCCTGAATTCAATGCCTCTTTACTTTTTGAATGAGCTTACCATGGGgaacattgtcaaatgccttactaaaatccatacatactacatccactgttctGCCTTGGAGATTTCCTTAATTTGACTTGTGATGGCCTTTTCATGTCCagttctagctctcctaagtccattcGTTAGCTGTTGCCTGGCTActagcagactagatgggccaaatggtctaattatgctcctatgtgttatagcCTACCTTGTAACTCTCAAGAGTCTGATCTTGTTTTACTAAATGTTAGGTATGTTTCTTTCTTCCTCTAAACTAGGTGTTCCACTTCTCTTGTCAACCGtgattccttcaccctaccatcctttccttgcctTTATAGGATAAACCTATCCAGAATCACATGCAAGTACTACAGCCTtcacatttccattgtgcatttctctgagtgcatctgttcccaatttatgctctcaagttcctacctaatagcatcataattcaccTGCCTCCTATTAAATAATTTATcatactgtctgctcctatccttctAAAAGGCTATGGTAAAGGTATGGGAGTTgtaatcactgtctccaaaatgctcatcTAAAAAAGATATGCCACCTGACCACATTCATTGGCTAGAACCAGTCTTAATGtgacctctcctctagttggcctgtctgcacactgtgtcaggaatccttccagGACACACCTAATGTGTTCTGTCCCATCTAAACTTTTTGCACTGAGGAGCTGACAATCAATATTAGAGAacttgaagtcacccatgacaacaaccctgtatctttccaaaatctgcctcccaatctgcagCTCAGTATctcggatactgttgggggatcGACAGAAAACTTTCAATAGAGTGACTGCTCCCTtgctatttctgacttccatcaACACTGATTCAGTAGACGATCCCTCAAGGATGCCCTGCGATACAATCACTGATTAGCAAtgtcactcccccacctcttttacctctctccctgtcccttttgaaaaaTCTAAACCCCAGAAAATGCAACAGAAAATTCTTGCCCTTCTGACaggcaagtctctgtaatggccacaacattgaaCTTCCATGTACTGACCTATCCTCTAACTTCATCACCCTTGTTCCTACATTACTTGTACTAAAATAGAcatatttcacatcatataacTGACTGCCATTATGCTgttccactgcctctcctgcctCGCAGTTTCTCTCCAGGCTGCATCTCCCTTCTACAACCACTGCCCCAATCACTCTGAATGAGATTTCTTTAGGTGGCTGCTTGATGGGTAGTATGGACTGAGAGGATCCCAGCACCTTTTTTTCTGTGACTTTTATTTGCCTCTACTCAAGTTCTGAAGTGTAGAAGATGCCTATGATCTGCTTATCTTAAAAATGTGTGATGGCCATTGGGCATCAGGTACCACAGGGTGCAGACATAGGACACCTCAGCTCACATTACAAGACACCCCTAAAAAGTTCCCATTCCCATAGTCACCTGTCATCTATTCCCCTAACCACTTCAcctaaaatgtgtggctactgggagatcctgctttttctggtggacagagcataggtgtgtAGGTGCAGAGTAAgcagcatctcccagtggccacacattttaattccacgtctcattcccattctgatacgtctatccatggcctcctctactgtcaaaatgaagccaaactcaggttggaggaacaacaccttatatactggctgggtagcctccaacctgatggcatgaacactgatttctctaacttccgttaatgcccctcctccctttcttatccaatccctgatttatttattcccccctctttttttctctctctgcccatcactctttgcctgttctccatctctctctggtgttcccctccccctttctttctccctgggcctcctgtcccatgatcctttcccttctccagctctgtatcccttttgccaatcacctttccagctcttagcttcaccccaacccctccggtcttctcctatcattttggatctccccccccccctcccactttcaaatctcttactatcattCCTTTtatttagtcctgacaaagggtctcggcccgaaatgtcgacaatgcttctcactatagatgctgcctggcctgctgtgttccaccagcattttgtgtgtgtttcttgaatttccagcatctgcagctttcctaGTGTTTGCAAAGTTAACATGCAACTGTTTATGCCACTGTCTTTATAAGTTTCTGTTTAATCTTTTTAACAACCCATTCAGACGACTGTCTGTTTCACCTCCTTGATTCCCCCCTTTATGAGATTGTTGATTTCTATAAAATCTCCCCCTCACTATTTCTGGTGAAAGGAGAGCAGACTCTAGTCTCTGTGTAAGTAGCATCCTGTGGCATTGATGCCATTCCCTCATTCAGTCAAGCGTCTTCTTCTTCATCCGTGTGGTTCATTGCTCATTCCCTGTTGAAATCTCTAGCTGTAGACGGAAACTGCCAATGACGTGGCCTTCAATTCACAGTTGTTAGTAGCCCTCCATTTGCGGTCTGTATATTTTAAGTTGATGTTTGATTTTGTCTTGTACTAAGACTCATAAACATTCTGTTCTAATTCTAAACGTTTGATAGACCACGGCCCTACTAATGTTCCCATGTATGTTTTGCACAGGCCCAGGACCGGATCTGGATTGTCCATCAGACCCTGCATCACCTCCGCAGGATTTACAGTATGAACCTGAGCTCAGTCAGCTGGGTCCAGAGCTCAGTGGAACTCCTCCAGCTTCTCTTGGATCGGCAGCTCAGAGTGCTGGATGTCTGTGTCCGGAAACCAGGCTCAGAGTCCAGGCCAAGGAAGAATGCCGCAATTCTTAAATACTTTCAGAAATTGAGAGAGTTTCTGAAACAGAAGGTATATTGATATTAAAACATGTGCCTGCCAATACACTTATTTATCTACTTTATACTAGTTCATTATCTAATTTTTCACTATTGAGTACATTTGCCTTTTTGTCTTCCCTTTTAGGGATTCAGCAACTGTGCCTGGGAGATAACCCGCGCTGAGACCATGACGAATTTGAAACAGCTCCTTCTCATTATGGCAAAAATCAGCAGAGATCACTGAAGATTTTCCAGAGTCAATTTCATAAGGGACCAAGATTTAGgactatttatttaaaataactTTCAAGGAAAAGTATATCTGAACAGACTGATGTtacattgaaaaataaattaaactaaatgCTAGAAATGTTAATGGAAAACCCAACTGGTGCAAATAATCAGTGCATGTGCAGAAGAAACCTGAGTTAATTCCTCGAGTCAATGCTCATAAACTTGAAACACTAACTGTTGTTCACTCCACTCAGCAGTTGTCTGAGCTGTGCATGtttacagtattttctgtttttactatttATTATTTAACTATATTAATCACACATTTTCATTTGGCAAGTGATGTGGAAGGAATAATGTCTGGGTCTTTCTCCATATCCAGTGTTGAATTAATTTAttgtattattaatttattttttgtagtATTACTCAGTGATGACATGTGAATTTGCTGAATGATCCTATTCTTGTCCATTCATATCAAGACAGGCAGCTACTGTAATGCAATGATCCATTCCTGGAAAAGGTGCACAGTGGACAGCTTCTTACTCTATCTGCCATTCTGCATCTTATCTCTGTTATGGTTTACATCATTTTAGTTCCCTACCTAAAATTAATACTGGGTGGAATTTTGTTTCTCATAACTTCATGCACATGAAATTTTGCAATGTCTTCTGTCCAGCATCCTCTACTGTTATGAGTTTAATCTGAGAGTTGTAGTTTTCAGCCACTTTTCAAAGGTAAATTATTTAAAGTTCCGTTTTGATTTCCCAAAAATTATTCCTCTAATTGTCATTTTTGCAATGGGAATATGCATTGGGAATGTTCTGACCTACACTCAGTGCACAGGTTGTGGTTTGCAAAACCATTCCTCTTGATTTCATCACTGACCTTCAGTGAGCATAATGTGATTGTTCTTCCAATGGTTAGAAGATAAAGTTAACTtaatttatttatactgtatttatTGTGATCATTTTTAAAAGTATGTACATGTAGCTGAAaagttttaatttattattattgtgagaATTGCAATGGATAATATATTTCTacatttaataaaaaaaatcagtgaagATGTTGCTACATGTTAATTATTCTGAATATTTCACATTTTTGGAATACAAAGTTTGTGCACGCTGATCCTCCTCACAGAATATAACATTTCTTCTTCTCACACCTTGTTATAGGTACTTCCCCTGCTTTATTCTTTCCCCTGCAATGTCACACTCAGCATATGAGTACACTTCACAGTGATTCGACTTGATTTTTATCTTCCCTGTATGATACTTGGATTTAAGTTCTTGGTTTTCATCTTCATATTCTCCCTTTGAATGAGGAAGTGTTGAATCTGAAGTGAGCGTGTAACACAGGCCCATTTGTTAAAAGCAGAAGCCACATGCAGTAGCACTGTCAGGGAGGATAACGTACGGCTCTTCTTGCTTAGATCGGGCTCactgtggcagtggaggaggctgcaGTTAGGTCAGAATGGGACTGGGATTGAGAACTGACGTGCTTTTAGAATCCAGGATCATAAATTCTAAATTAAAGTTTATTGTCAGAAGCATCAGTGCCCAggttataaatgccatgaaaattagcttttttttTGCAAGAACAGCACAGCATATTATAAACATTACAAACAGAAGTTAGCAAAcataatttacaaaaaaaagtcctgtgcagtgagtatatagagttaggaaagaggctgaggagaaggacctccaaggtagtgcaGGCAGGAATGGGACACAGGTCTataatgtggttaagaaggcttatgggataCAGTACTTGTTTTTATTAGTCGTGGCATTGAGCTCAAAGGTCAAGAGCTTATGTTGCATCCAGTTCTGGTCAGcccacaataggaaggatgttgaagctttcgagagggtgcagaagaggtttaccaggatgttgcctggtttagagggcatgtgctatcatgagaggctgaacaaacttgggttgtttactttggagcagcagaggctgggaGGGAGAGCTGATAGGGGTTTatattctttactcagagagtggtagctgtgtgaaatgagcttccagtagaagtggtagaggcaggttcggtattgtcatttaaagtaaaattggataggtatatggacaggaaaggaatggagattcCTGAGCTGAGCGCAGGCCAGTGTGactgggtgagagtaagcgttcggcacagactagaagggccgaggtggcttgtttccgtgctgtaattgttatatggttatatgatgatgagatgcataggtagacagggagtatcttttttctcccagggtagaaatatctaataccagagggcatgcattgaaggtgggtCGGGGTGGGTTCAAAGGGGAAtcgagaggtaagtttttttttactttggaagtggtagatgcctggaaagTGCTTCCTATATGGTAGTAGAGGCTTttaaagagacgtttagataagcACGTGGACGtggatatgaggaagatggaggtagGACGGATtcgtttttaatttatttttaagctGCCTcgatacaacattgtgggccgaagggactgttcctgtgctgtactgttctatgttctgtaaacTTGcagtaacataaattatacacaagttCCGAAATAAGGAAAGTAGACATAACTACACAAGTAAGTTGTGCAAGTTAATCCAGGGTCGTGTTAGGGTATTTCAGGTCGGTACAGGACCCCgagacagtggggaagaagctgctgaaGAGCTTTGAGATGTGAGTCTTCTGGCTCCTCTAGTTTCTGCCTCGTGGGAACGTTtataatggatgttgctttcctggggCACTGTCTCTTGCCGATGTCATTTATGGTGTGGAGAGTGACGAAACTGGACGAGCGTACtacactctgcagcctcttgaaTTCCTGTGCATTGAGTTTCCACAGTTTCTGCAGAAGTTTGGCAGAGTATTCGATGACATTTTGAATCACCTTCAACTAAGAAAATAGGGATGCTGGTCTGGAGCGTGTTCTTCATTGTTGCATCCCGCAGTGGTCGAGTGTGTTGAGTCCTTGGATGTTACCGGTGCATGCTGGCAGTAGTTCGGTAGAGGCTCCTTCAAGCTAAACTGGTTGAAGTGCCCTTCGATACTGAGGAAGGCATTGGGGAGGCCAGTTAATCACGGAGCTCAATCCCTCCGGTGTTAATTTGACATCTGCCTGGGGTGGGAATATATACTTCAACCAGTGTAATATCAGAGAACTCCCGCGCTAGATAGTGACGAAAACCATACGAATGAGATAGAACCCCCTGCTCCGAGGACTCCAGCACTTAATCAGGAAGTAGATGTCCTCGCTTCTGAGGTTTTATTGCCGATCCATTCCTGTTGATTAACACGCCCACTTTCGGAAGTGACGATCCGTCACTTTTACCCTGGGACACTTTCGTTTCGGGTGAATTTGCCGCGCAGCTGCAAGCTGAGCTGGAGACTAACCCGCAGAGAGAGCAGGCATCGGAATCGCCGTCCGATCCGGAGACGAAAGAAACGCCGAAGTGTCTTCTGTAAAGAACCCAGACACCAGACCATCTTCATAGCGAGCACAGTCGCCACCAGAAGGACGTGTCCCGGGCGCTCTGCACTGACCACCCTGCGATATGGCACCACAGCAGTTGGATGTAACAGAGAAGATCAGCGCTGAAAGATGCAGTGTTACGGTAACCCTGATAAAATGCAGCCCCGACGGATGCACCGACACAGTCACGTCCTCACCCTACCACGTCCCTTGCCAAACTCGACCCACCCTCCACAACACCTTGGACCCCCCGAACTGAACGAACGCACCAAGAGCCTGAGCGCTGCTGCTCTCTCCAGTGGCGGATTTTCCCGTCGCTGCAGCTGGATTCTCCCGCTTTCAGATTCCTTACTTCAGAGCGGAGACCGCTCTCTCCCGACGCGTTCCCAAATATCCCGCAGTCATTTCACTTTTCGAATGTCACCCGTTTTCGGATTTTAACATATAAAATCCGGCAGCATGGCAGAGAGAGAGCTCACAACACGATCCCCAGACACGGGTCTCGGCAGCACCGGCGTCCGCTCCCGGATCACAAGCCGTGGCATTTCCATATCGAGAGTTCCATTCGGCGAACAAGACCCGTTTTCGGAGCTGATTCTGGTCTCAGATCGGTGCTTTATTCCGTGTTGGGTGGAGATGGCATTGGGCCGTGTTTGGAGAGTTTGCAGTGTGTGGCTGTTGTTGACCGTGACCCTGACCCTGGGCTGTGAGAGGTTACAGTTACTGCGAGTTCTCAACACAGAGACTCTGGGCGAACTGAAAGAAATGGTGAGTTGAACCCGCTCCCAGAGACCGGTCCTGACAGTCCCCGGGCTGTTTGCTGTTACCGATCAGGTGATTTCAAAGAGTCTGTTCTCCGGTGTTTCTGTGTGTGGGGATTGTCAGTAACGTTAATATCTTCTGTCTCAGGGTGGCCGCCTCCCTCGACAGTGTGTGACTGAGAGGCTGTCGTTGAAAACCAAGCCCTTGGAGCTGGTGAAACTTTCGGCGGAGGTTCATGTGAGTAAACACTGCATTTTACTTTAATGTAATTAATTCGAGACACTATGTTACGTAATGCGAAGGATCGGATCCGAACTTTATCCAAATAATTTGACTATATCAGAATATGAATTCTTTCTCTCCATGTCACTCTCATTTTCTGACTCTGTCACTCTGAGTTTCAGGACCCCATTCACACGGAATAGATCTCATTTCAGTTATCACActgctcccccctctctctctgtcccactcACGGGTAATTCACTCTCTGTACCCAATTCCTTCCCATCATTTCACATGCTCTGTCACCAATAAATGCGTCACCCTTTATCACCTTCTGCTACTTTTTCCTCTCCCTccctgtgtgttcctctctctcccccacctcccaGTAACATTGCGAGTTCTGTTGATCACAGGAAATACTTGCATCCTCTCAGATCATCACACTACCCGCGTGCTTCATTGGTGATGGAACCACCTACTTCACTTTAAATGACTTGCGCTGAAGAATTGTGAGGTTTCTCGTTAAATTATTTTACATTATAGCTGGCCCATCGGTATCAAGGAGATAAAAGCTGAGAGGAGACCGGACAGTGATGTGCCATATCACGTGGTTCTATGATTGTAGACATCTATAAACTTTCCACATGGAAGAGACTTTTATGACCAATGTTATAGATTGAATGCAAAACTTTGGAGTACAGGATAGCAGGAAAAAATCCACAATTCATAGATGGAATTTGGAACAAACATTTTAAGACAGAAACTCTCGCAATATCTGTTCGAAGttcaagtaaagttattatcaaaatagATATATTTCACGatttacaatcctgagatttgtttacCTGCTGGCATAGTCAGTAAATActcagaaagaggtggcatagggtcagaaggtgttgcatcattgtggatagagctgtggatctgcaagggtaaaaagtccctgatgggagttgtatacagacccccaaacagcagtaaggttctggcctacaaattacaatggaggatagaaaatgcatgccaaaagggcaatgttacaacagtcatgggggTCTTCAATATACAGggagtttgggaaaatcaggttggtgttagaTTACAGGAGGTAGAATTTCTCGAGTGCCTggccctacgagatggcttttcagagcagctcgtggttgggcTGACTagtatcagctattctggataggGTGTTTTGCAAaggaccagaattgattagagagctcgaGGTAAAAGAACCTATCAgggaaaatgatcataatatgataaaattcaccctgaaatttgaaaaggagaagcttcggatgtatcagcattacagtggtgtATAGGGAATTACagcggcatgagagaggagttggccaaaatcgATTGGAAAAGAGctgcagggatgagagcagagcagcaatggttggaatttctggaagcaatctggGAGgcccaggatatatacatcccaaagaggaagtagtattctaaaggaaagatgacataactgtggcgaaaaagagaaatcaaagccaacataaaagccaaaaagagggcatAGAATTGAAcaaagattggtgggaagttagaggattgggaagtttttaaaaaactaacagaaggaaactaaaaaagtcattaagaaggtaaagatggaataagaaataagctagccaataatattaaagaagagatCAAAAGTTtctccagatatataaagtgcaATAAAGAGAGACAGgagagtggatgaagggaaggctgtggatgttgtctacatggacttcagtaaggcctttgacaaggtcccgcaagggaggttagttaggaagattcagtcgctaggtatacatggtgcggtagtaaattggattggacgttggctcaatgggagaagtcagagagtggtagtagaggattgctactctgagtggaggcctgtcactagtggtgtgccacagggatcagtgctgggtccattgttatttgtcatctatatcattgatctggatgataatgtggtaaattggatcagcaaatttgctgatgatacaaagattggaggtgtattggacagtgaggaaggttttcaaagcttgcagagggattttgaccagctgaaaaaatgggctgaaaaatggcagatggagtttaatgtgaggtattgcactttggaaggacaaaccaggatagaacatacaaggtaaatggtaggacactacgtagtgcagtagaacagagggatctgggaatacagatacataattcgcTTAAAGTGGCATCaccggtagatagggtcgtaaagagagcttttggtacattggtctttataagtcaaagtattgagtataagagttggaatgttatggtgtggTTGCaaaagacattagtgaggccaaatttggagcattgtgagcagttttggttacTTAATTACAGGAGTgatgttaataaggttgaaagagtgcagagaaggtttacaaggatgctgctgggacttgagaaactgaattacagaggaaggttgaataggtcaggactttattccctggagcatagaagaatgaggggagatttgatagaggtatataaaattatgatgggcattgatagaatgaatgcaagcaggctttttccactgagggcaggggagaaaaaaaccagaggacttgTGTTAAgcgtgaagggggaaaagtgtacagggaacattgggggggggggagcttcttcacacagagagtgatgggagtgtggaatgagctgccagaagaagtggtaaatgctggctcatttaagaaaaacttggacaggtacatggatgagaggtgtacggagggatatggtccaggtgcaggttagtgggactaggcagaaaaaaggttcagcacagccaagaagggctgaaggtcctgtttctgtgctgtaatgttctatggttctatggttctatattggaccaccggaaaacgatgctggagggaTAGTAATGTTGGAcagggaaatggcggatgaacggaggaagtattttgcatcagtcttcactgtggaagacaccagcagtatggtaaaagttccaggtgtcagggatcatgaagATTGTGTGATGTTACCatgactagagagaaggttcttgggaaactgaaaggtctgaaggtagataagtaaccTGGGCTAGATGATATACACCCCAGAGTTGTGAAAGAGGTGGCttaagagattgtggtggcatttataatgatctttcaagaatcacaagatgctggaatgGTTCTGTAAGACTAAAaatttgcaaatgccactccactcttcaagaagggagagaggcagaagaaaagaaactataggccagttagactgacctcagtgcctgggaagatgttggagcgaATTATAGAAGATGAGGTCTTAGCGTACTTgccataatcagcatggtttcctcaagagaaaatattgcctgataaatctgttataATTTtttgaagtaacaagcaggatggacaaaggagagttggttgatgtggtgtacttggattttcagaaggcctttggcaaagtgccacacatgaggctgcttaacaagctatgagcccatggtattacgggaaaaattctagcatggataaagcaatgggtgattggcaggaggcaaagactgggaataaagggatccttttctggttggctgccggtgactagtggtgttccacaaaggtCTGTGttggggaccgattctttttacgttatatatcaatgatttagatgacggaattgatggctttgttgcaaagtttgcaggcaacttgaaggtggaggggtaggaagtttgaggaagtagggaggctgcagaacgactttgacagattaggagaatgggcaaagaaatggcagatggaatacagtgtcagaaagtatagttcatgcactttggtagaagaaatgaaagggttgactcttTGCTATTGACTAACTGCCTCTCCTGCCTCGCAGTTTCTCTCCAGGCTGCATCTCCCTTCTACAACCACTGCCCCAATCACTCTGAATGAGATTTCTTT
The Hemitrygon akajei chromosome 5, sHemAka1.3, whole genome shotgun sequence DNA segment above includes these coding regions:
- the LOC140727346 gene encoding interferon alpha-21-like, with the protein product MAYPFCTDHHAVWFHWNWGGRLSRQCVTERLSLKTKPLELVKLSAEVPAQDRIWIVHQTLHHLRRIYSMNLSSVSWVQSSVELLQLLLDRQLRVLDVCVRKPGSESRPRKNAAILKYFQKLREFLKQKGFSNCAWEITRAETMTNLKQLLLIMAKISRDH